In Lolium perenne isolate Kyuss_39 chromosome 5, Kyuss_2.0, whole genome shotgun sequence, the sequence TACAAAAATTATGGGTAGAGGCTAATTCTGTTAGTTCTCTTGGTTAGAGAAGTTCAATAGCTTCTCTATCTTGAAAATTTAAAGCTTGCTAGTTGTTGAATGGTCTGAAAATACTAGTAACGTAAAGCTTGCTAGCTGTTGATTTTCCATAGTTCGAGGATTTAATTTCAtttaagcctttctactttggaCTTTTTTTTTTCTGGGAAAGAAAAAAACTTGTACTTAAATCTTAACAGTCAAAGGTCAAAATTTATACTTCTAGTTAAGCAGTTAGGTCAAATGGTGGACCCTATAACTCTGGCTGGTATCTCATTGGGAAACCTAGGTTCCTTCGATATCATTTTACTGGAAAGCTTTGCCAGCTTTCATTTTAGTTTGTATTTTCTTACTTCAGTGTGTCAGTATTGTCTAATCTAGCAGGAAATTATGATTAATTTACTCGTGTTTTCAGTTGATGTCTTTTTTGAAGCAATTTAGGCTGATAATGATCATGTGAACACATCTATGTAATTTTCTTGAAAATTAAAAAGGAACTTTCAACATCCGCAGTTCTCCTAAAAGCTTCTTTTGATCTATTCAAGGTTGTTCCTTTATCAACAGTTCCAGGAGATGAGAATGAGATCGACCTAGATCAGGGATCTACCAGAAGCATCAAGGTTTTTCTCCCTAATCCCCACAGTCCTATGTGTATCTGACTATCTGTGATGTTTCCTAATTCCAGTTGAAAATCAGCAGGGCGCCGACTTTGTTAATGGTCATCATGGAGATGCTTGTGGTGATAATTTTCAAACCTCAATTCTTTCAGTTCCTGAACTCAGAGGGATGGGGCCTGACCTTCAAGAGTTGGAGCAAATTGATAGGGCTACTAGCATGAATTTGAATCCCAAACTCGGCAAGTTTCAACACTGACGTGATTCTAAATATTGTTAGTTAT encodes:
- the LOC127302035 gene encoding peroxisome biogenesis protein 5-like — translated: MGEDGRRSSAQMGLRDLVMGRPACAAPGSSSSSSNPLRSLADALIGYSPKSEVVPLSTVPGDENEIDLDQGSTRSIKGADFVNGHHGDACGDNFQTSILSVPELRGMGPDLQELEQIDRATSMNLNPKLGKFQH